TAATCCCTGATACAGAACGATGGTCAAAAAGTTTCACCTCTTCGTTAATTAAACCCCACCAGCCACGGGATACACCCATTACTTCTAATTTCTTATTTATCCCGTATCTGACAACCGAACGGATCGCCGCATTCATTCCCGGGGCATCCCCTCCGGTAGTTAAAACCGCTATCCTTTTCATCAGGTCCCCATCTCCCAACTTGCTAAATATTTTTTCTGTTCATCGGTCAATGTATCTATTCTTATCCCCATAGACCTTAGTTTAAGGTCTGCGATTCTTTCATCAATTTCTTTGGGGACAACATAAACGTCTTTCTTTAATTTCTTGTAATTCTTACTCATATATTCGGCACTTAATGCCTGGTTCGCAAAAGACATGTCCATAACAGAAGCAGGGTGCCCCTCTGCTGCAGCCAGATTGATCAAACGGCCTTCACCTAACAAATAAATCTTGCGGCCATCAGCTAAAATATATTCAACAACAAAATCACGGATGATTTTCTTGCTTTTTGCTAATTTTTCAAGCGCTGGAATATCAATCTCTACATTAAAATGCCCGGAATTGGAAACTATTGCTCCGTCCTTCATTAAAGAGAAATGCTCTCCTCTTATTACATTTATATCTCCGGTAACTGTAACAAAGATATCCCCGACTTTAGCAGCATCCTTAATCGGCATGACATCAAAGCCATCCATTGTTGCTTCTAAGCCCCGCAATGGGTCAACCTCAACCACAATAACTTTTGCACCCATCCCTTTTGCGCGCATTGCAACACCTTTACCGCACCAGCCATAACCACAGACCACAAAATTACTCCCAGCAACTAATTTATTTGTAGCCCTGATTATCCCGTCAAGAGTAGATTGCCCTGTACCATAACGATTATCAAATAAATGCTTGGTCTGCGCGTCATTTACCGCAACAATCGGATAACGCAGCTTACCTTCATTAGCAAGCGCCCTTAATCTGATTACGCCGGTTGTAGTTTCTTCAGTGCCACCAATAATATTGCTATGGACTGAAGCTGGACGCTGATGAATTGCGCTAACCAAATCAGCTCCATCATCCATAGTAATATTAGGCTTAACCGCTAAGACTGATTCAATATGTTTATAATAAGTTTTTGTATCTTCGCCTTTAATCGCGAAAACATTTATTTTTAAATCCTTGGCTAAAGAAGCTGCGACATCATCCTGAGTTGATAAAGGATTGGAAGCGCAAAGAAATATTTCTGCACCCCCTAGTTTTAAAACATCCATCAGAACACCGGTTTCGGTGGTAACATGCAAACAAGCAGCGACTTTTAAACCTTTTAAAGGCTGTTCTTTTTTAAAACGCTCTCTAATTAGTGCTAAAACAGGCATATTATTTGAAGCCCACTCAATCCTTAATATACCTTTTTTTGCAAGCTTAATATCCTTGACATCATAATCCATGAATTCTCCTATTTTTCAATTCTTTAATTTAATTATAATTTAGCTGCTGCTTTCTTTAATGCTGCTACTTTATCTGTTTTCTCCCACTTAAAATCATCTCTTCCAAAATGCCCGTAGCAGGCAGTTTTTCTGTAGATAGGTTGCAGTAAATCCAAAGAACTAATTATCCCTCTAGGAGTAAGTTCAAAATTTTCTCTGATAAGCTTTACTAACCTTTCATCGGTTAACTTTCCAGTGCCATAAGTATCAACGTAAATAGATAAAGGCTCCGAATAGCCGATAACATAAGACAACTGCACCATGAATTTATCCGCTAAACCCGCAGCTACCATATTTTTTGCAATGTAACGACAGGCATAGGCTGCTGATCTATCCACCTTAGTCGGATCCTTACCGGAAAAAGCGCCTCCGCCATGCGGAACGCTTCCACCATAAGTATCTACAATAATCTTTCTTCCGGTCATACCGGTGTCAGACTGAGGCCCGCCTACAACAAATTTTCCCGTCTGATTAACGTAATATTTCGTATCTTTATCAATCAAGTCTTTTAAAATTGGCTGCGCAATAACTTCAATCATCTCCTGCCGCGCCTTTTGAGTGATATTTTTTCCCGTCTTATCCAAAAT
The window above is part of the Candidatus Omnitrophota bacterium genome. Proteins encoded here:
- the ahcY gene encoding adenosylhomocysteinase, with product MDYDVKDIKLAKKGILRIEWASNNMPVLALIRERFKKEQPLKGLKVAACLHVTTETGVLMDVLKLGGAEIFLCASNPLSTQDDVAASLAKDLKINVFAIKGEDTKTYYKHIESVLAVKPNITMDDGADLVSAIHQRPASVHSNIIGGTEETTTGVIRLRALANEGKLRYPIVAVNDAQTKHLFDNRYGTGQSTLDGIIRATNKLVAGSNFVVCGYGWCGKGVAMRAKGMGAKVIVVEVDPLRGLEATMDGFDVMPIKDAAKVGDIFVTVTGDINVIRGEHFSLMKDGAIVSNSGHFNVEIDIPALEKLAKSKKIIRDFVVEYILADGRKIYLLGEGRLINLAAAEGHPASVMDMSFANQALSAEYMSKNYKKLKKDVYVVPKEIDERIADLKLRSMGIRIDTLTDEQKKYLASWEMGT
- the metK gene encoding methionine adenosyltransferase, which encodes MRKHFFTSESVGEGHPDKVCDQISDGVLDEVLKLDPKKEVSRVACETYVTMGLLIVGGEITTNAYIDIQKLARNIIKEIGYTHPKYGFDYETCAIINTINSQSPDIAQGVNTGGAGDQGIMFGYACKETEEYMPLPIMLAHRLVKRMADVRRSNTLKYLGPDSKSQVTVEYHDGVAKRVDSVVMACQHTEDILDKTGKNITQKARQEMIEVIAQPILKDLIDKDTKYYVNQTGKFVVGGPQSDTGMTGRKIIVDTYGGSVPHGGGAFSGKDPTKVDRSAAYACRYIAKNMVAAGLADKFMVQLSYVIGYSEPLSIYVDTYGTGKLTDERLVKLIRENFELTPRGIISSLDLLQPIYRKTACYGHFGRDDFKWEKTDKVAALKKAAAKL